The DNA region GATCCTCTGGCGGGGTGACGAGCACCGCGACGGCATGGACCGGCACGCGGCCATGGCGGCGCTCAGCCGGTACGAGTTGGCCGGCCAGGGGGACCAGCGGTTCGGCACCCTCTCCGGCGGGCAGCAGGCCCGCTTCCTGGTGCTGCTGCTGGAGCTGTCCGGGGCTACCCTGCTGCTGCTCGACGAGCCCACCGACAACCTCGACCTGGCCTCCGCTGAGGCCCTGGAGGCCGGGCTGGCCGCCTTCTCCGGCACGGTGCTCGCGGTGACGCACGACCGCTGGTTCACCCGCACCTTCGACCGGTTCCTGCTGTTCCAGGGCGACGGCGAGGTGGTGGAGACGGACGAGCCGGTCTGGGAGGTGTCCTCCCGGCGGTGACCGGCGAGGTCACTCGGCGTTCCTCCGCGCGGCATATGGTGATCTCGTGAGTGAGATGACCTATCGCCGGTTGGGCGACTCCGGGCTCGTGGTGTCCGCTGTGGGGATCGGCTGCAACAACTTCGGCCGCAAACTCGACCTCGACGGCACTCGCGCCGTGGTCGACGCGGCCCTCGACGTCGGGATCAACTTCTTCGACACCGCCGACATCTACGGCGAACCGCACGGCGGGTCGGAGGCGCAACTCGGTGCCGCCCTTAAGGGGCGCCGGGACGAGGTGGTGCTGGCGACCAAGTTCGGCATGTCGATGAGCGGCGCCAACGGGCGGGACTTCGGGGTCCGGGGGTCACGGCGCTACATCATCCGGGCGGCGGAGGCGTCGCTGCGTCGACTGGACACCGACTACATCGACCTGTACCAGTTTCACGAGCCCGACCCGGGCACCCCGATCGAGGAGACCCTCGCGGCCCTGGACGACCTGGTCCGCGACGGCAAGGTGCGCTACCTGGGCAACTCCAACTTCGCCGGGTGGCAGATCGCCGACGCCGACTGGACGGCCAAGAGTCGCGGGCTGACCCGCTTCATCAGCGCCCAGAACAACTACAGCCTGCTCAACCGGGACGTCGAGATTGAGGTGCTGCCCGCCTGCGAACGCTTCGGGCTCGGCATGTTGCCGTTCTTCCCGCTGGCCAACGGGCTGCTGACCGGCAAGTACAAGCGGGGCGAGGCCCCGCCGGCGGGCAGCCGACTGGCCGGTGGCGGCCGGTACGCCCAGCGGCTCGCCGCCGCCGACTGGGACACCATCGAGGCCATCGAGGAGTACGCCGCCGAGCGGGGGGTGTCCATGCTGGACGTGGCCATCGGCGGGCTGGCCGCCCAACCCTCGGTGACCTCGGTCATCGCCGGGGCTACCACCCCGGGGCAGGTACGCGCCAACGCGGCGGCCGGATCCTGGCAGCCCACCGAGGCCGACCTGGCGGCCCTGCGCGAGGTGCTCGACAGTCAGTAGCCCGGCGTGTGAACCGGGGCCTGGGGTGTATGAAGCGGCCCGGCACGCGTGCTGCGTGCCGGGCCGGTTCGTGGTTGGAGCGGGGCCCCGTCCGGTCGAGACCGGACGGGGCCCGTGGATCACAGCCGGCGGCCGGGTGCCAACCGGGTCGGGTCGTCACCGAGGCGTCCGGCCCCCTTGACGGACTTGCCCTCGTTGGCCTTGACCCCTGCCGTGCTGGCCGTGCCGCCGAGCCGAACGATCATGGCGTCGGCGTCCCGGATCAGCACCTCCCGGATCTCGGCCTCGGCGATGAGCTTGGCGTCGGCGGCAAGGTCGCGGAACTTCTTCAGCTCCTTGATCGCCTTCTCGTCGTTGCCCTTCGCCTCCTCCTTGCGGACCTTCTCGAGCTGCTTGGACAACTGCTCGTGCGCCTTGTTCGACAGGCGTCCCGTCGCCTTGAACCGGTCCAGCAGGAACTGCATGTCCCGGAACGAGGTGGTGACGAAGAACCGGACCGAGGCGGTGGTGCTGTTACCCGCCTTGTCGGTCGCGGTCACGGTCAGCTCGTGCAGACCCAACGGCAGCTCGTACATCGCCTGGAGGGTGCCGCTGTAGTACGGCCGGCCGTCCAGGGTGCCGACCACGGTGGCGATCCCGGAGGTCGGGTCGACCGCCTGCCAGGACACCCGTACGTCCTGGCTGTCGCCGTACAGTTGGCCGTCGGCGATGCCGGAGACCAGCAGGGTCGGCTTGGTGCCGTCGATGCGTACCACCGCGGACTTCAGGGTCTCGACGTTGCCGACCTTGTCGGTGGCCCGGTACAGCAGCTCATGGGTGCCGTCGCCGCTGATCTCCACCGGCTCGGAGTACGGCGTCCAGGCGCCACCGTCGAGTGACCACTCCAGCAGTTCCACCCCGGAACCGGCATCGGTCGAGGTGAGCACCACCGGGATGGTGCCGTCGTGCCAGCCCTCGTCGTTCGCCGGAGCGAACGTCGCCGTGCTGACCGGGGCGGTGGTGTCGATTCGGACGGTGACCGTCTTCGTCTCCTCCACGTTGCCGGCCTCGTCGACGGACCGGAACCGCAGCTCGTGCTCGCCGTCCCCGGTCACCTGCACCGGATCGGTGTAGGTGGTCCAGATGTCGGCCTCGCCGAGCTGGTACTCCGTGCGGGCCACCCCGCTGCCGCCCTCCTCGTCGGTGGCGGACAGGGTGACCGTCACCGGCCCGGTGTGCCAGCCCTCGATCGGGGTGCCGGACACCTCGGCGGTGGTCACCGGCGCCGTCGTGTCGCTCGGAGCGTCCTCCGCAGAGAACCGGAAGTAGTCGAAGGTGGCCACCTTCGAGGCGGTCTGGTTGCCGCTGAGGGTGAACACCCCGATCTTCGGGGTGGCCCCCACGGCCGCGTTGGTCAGCCCGGTCAACTCCGTCCAGGTGGTGCCGTCCGTCGAGTACGACCCGGTGAAGACGTCACCGGTGCGGGACACCCGTAGGTACCACTCGGAGGAGGTCAGGCCCTCCGCACCCGGTTGCGGGTCCTGGATCGACCCGCCGATCTCGCTGCGCAGCTCGATCCGTCGGGTCACCGGCTGGCCGGCCGGGTTGTCGGCGACGAAGTCGAACTTGACGTAGTTGTCGTCGTCGCCGTACACGATCAGACCCGCCTGCTGGTACTGCTCGTCCAGCAGACTGCCGTCGATCCTGGTCTCCATCGTCCAGTCGCCGCTAGGGGCGTTCTGCAGGATGAAGTTCGTCGGGTCGGTGTTGTTGGTGCCGTAGATGTCACCGTTGGGCACGTCGACGTGCAGCTTCCCGCCGCTGACCCGGTAGGCGCTCGGGTCCTCCCGCAGGATGGCGTTCCACCGGCACTTGTCCAGCGAGATGCCGTCGAACTCGTCGGACCGCTCGACCGGCCCGGCTGGCTCGTCCGGAGTCACCTGGAACCAGTCGAACTCGGCGTCCACGACGGGGGCGTCCGTGCCACCGTTGAGGGCGAACAGGCCGATCCGCGGGTTCTCGATGCCGGCCAGGTCGGCGGCGCGCCCGACCGGGCTGAAGGTCTGCCCGTCGGCCGACATCTCCGCGGTCAGGGTGCTGCCGTCGCTGCTGATCCGCAGCCAGACGGTGTCGCCTTCCGGTGCGGCGACGTTGTCGGCACTCTCGTTGCGCGGGGTGCCGGCAGTCTCCCGGAGGAACTCCACCCGGCGGCTGCCGTTGTAGAGCAGATCCACCTTGGCGTAGTTGTCGTCGTCGCCGTAGACGATCAGACCGGCCTGCTGGTAGGTGGCCGTGACCGGCACGGTCACCTTGGTGGTCGTCTGCCAGGCCCCGCTGGGTGCGGGCTGGAGCACCAGGTTGGTCGCGTCGTTGCGGCTGCCGTACAGGTCACCGGCCTCGGTGGGGATGCGCAGCGCGCCGTCGGAGACGGACAGGAGTTGGTTCTCCCGCACCACACTGGTCCACCGGTCCCGGTTCAGGGTGTCGCCGCTGAAGTCGTCCGAACGGGCCCCCAGGCAGGAGGTGTTCGGGGACTCGATGCGGATCGGCACGGTGGCGTACGACCGGGCACCTCGGCTGTCCGTCACCGTCAGGACGGCGGTGAAGGTGCCGGGCGCGGCGTAGGTGTGCTCGGCGTTGAGGGTGTCGGCCGTACCACCGTCACCGAAGTCCCACTCGTACGTCAGCGGGGTGTCGCCCTCGGGGTCGGTGGCCGTACCGCTGAAGGAGACCGCCAGCGGCGCGGTGCCGGTGGTCGGGGTGGCGTTGGCCGTGACGACCGGCGGGGCGTTGTCCGTGACTCCCTTGCCGAGGAAGTCGATCCAGTTGACGTTGAACAGGCTGTTCGTGCCGCCGGCCGGGTCGCGGGCGACGAAGAACAGCTTGCCGTCGGAGTCCGCCTCGGCCGGAACCTCAGCGGTGACATCGGTGTACGACTGCCAGTCCCCGGTGCCCGGTACGACGACCGAGGTGACCAGCGGACCGTCCGGCGCACCGGCCCGGACCTCGATCCGACCACCGGAGGCGGCCGAGGCCACCCGGAACCGGATCGACTCGATGCCGGTCAGGCTGGCCGGCTCGACCGACCACCAGTCGCCGTCCTCGATGAAGCCGATGTTCTCGCCGCCGCCCGCGGTGTCCCCGGCGGCCTCCCTGACCACTCCCGGGTCGCCGCCGCCGGTGCCGTCGGCCAGCCGACCGGTGTTGGAGTAGTACTCGGCCTGCTTGCGCTTGGGCTGCAGGATCTGCAGGGCCCGGCCGGTCAGCGGGCTGGCTCCACCGGAGCCGCCCTGGTCGGTGTAGGTGGCCTCCAGCACGGTGAACACGTTCGCCTCGGCGCCGTGTCCGGCGGCGAGCTGGGTCTGCACCACACCCTCGCAGCCGGTGTGCTGCTCCAGCGGGTGGGCGTGCTCGTCGTGACCCAGCAGCACCTGGAGTTCGACCTCGTCGCAGTCGATCTCCCCGTCCTCGGGGTCGGTCACCTTGATGGTGTACTTGACCTGGTCACCCCAGTCGAAGAAGCCGCCGTCCGGCGGGAACTCGATGGTGACCGTCGGTACGGTGTTGCCGACCGTGACCGGCACGTTCGCCACCGCGGTACGCCCCTTGGGGTTGGTCACGGTGAGCTGGGCGGTGTAGTTGCCCGCCGAGGCGTACGTGTGGGTGGGGTTGGCCTCCTCGGAGCTGTTGCCGTCGCCGAAGTTCCAGGCGTAGGTCAGGGCTCCGCCGTCCGGGTCACGGGAGCCGGCGCTGGAGAAGCTGACCGTCAGCGGGGCCGGGCCGGAGGTGGGGTCGGCGTTGGCCACCGCGATCGGGGCCCGGTCACCGGCGATGTAGTCGATGCGGTAGACCCCGGAGTTGTCGTTGTTGCCGCCGAAGCCGCTACCCCACTCGATCATGTAGAGCGCGCCGTCGGGACCGAACTCGAAGTCCATCGGCCGGATGAAGCTCATCCCGTCCAGCAGACGGTTGATGTCCACCAGGGACTTGCCGTCCGAGGTGACCTGCATGGTGTACATCCGCGACTGGTTCCACTCACCGAGCAGCGCCTTGCCGTCGTAGTACGCCGGCCACTTGCGGTCGGAGGTCAGGTCGGCGTCGTACCGGTAGACCGGGCCGCCCATCGGGGCGCCACCGCCACCGATCTCGGGGAACAGCGGGTTGGCCGCGTAGCCGTAGTCGACCGTGGCCGAGACGGCCGGCGGCAGGTTGGTCAGACCGGTGTTGTTCGGGGAGTCGTTGACCAGGTTGGCGCAGTCGAACTTCGCCCCGCTGGGCCCGGACGGGAACTGGTAGTCGTTGTACGCCCGGTTCGCGCCGTGGCAGTACGGCCAGCCGAAGTTGCCGGGCCGGTCGACGATGTTCCACTCGACCAGGCCCTCCGGTCCCCGGTTGGGGTTGGCGGAGGCGGCGTCCGGCCCGTAGTCGGCTACGTACAGCACGTCCGTTTCCAGGTCGATGCCGATCCGGAAGGGGTTACGGAAGCCCATCGCGTAGATCTCGGGGCGGGTCTTCTCCGTGCCCGGCGCGAACAGGTTGCCCTCCGGGATGGTGTACGTCCCGTCGTCCTCCGGGTGGATCCGGATCACCTTGCCGCGCAGGTCGTTGGTGTTGCCGGAGGTGCGCTGCGCGTCGTAGTCGGCGCGGCCGGGCCGCTCGTCGATCGGGGTGTACGCGTCCGAGGAGAACGGGTTGGTGTTGTCCCCGGTGGCCAGGTACAGGTTGCCGGCCGAGTCGAAGACCATCGTCCCGCCCGCGTGGCAGCAGGTGTTGCGCTGGGTGTCGACCCGCAGCACCTGCTTCTCGCTGGCCGGGTCGATCGTGTCGCCGGTGACCGTGAACCGGGACAGCAGGTTACGCGCGACCCCGTCGTTCGGGGCGTAGTAGAGGTACACCCAGTTGTTGGTGGCGAAGTTCGGATCCAGGCGGATGCCGATCAGGCCGTCCTCGTTGCCGGTGAAGACGTCGAGGTCGATCGCGGTGACGGTCTGCCCGGTGTCCGGCTTGATGATCTGGACCCGGCCGTCGCGCTCGATGTAGAAGACCCGGCCGTCGGCCGCGATGTCCAGCTCCATCGGGTTGCTGGTGTTGCTGTCCAGCGTCACCTTCTCGAAGCTGGAGGTCAGCGAGGCGCGGCAGTCGGCGCCGCTGACCCCGGCCGCGGTCCGGATGCCACCGAGCAGGTGCTGGAGGAACTCCGGCTCGGCGTACGACTCGCGGGTGTGACCGCCACCGGTGTACC from Micromonospora sp. NBC_01739 includes:
- a CDS encoding aldo/keto reductase — its product is MTYRRLGDSGLVVSAVGIGCNNFGRKLDLDGTRAVVDAALDVGINFFDTADIYGEPHGGSEAQLGAALKGRRDEVVLATKFGMSMSGANGRDFGVRGSRRYIIRAAEASLRRLDTDYIDLYQFHEPDPGTPIEETLAALDDLVRDGKVRYLGNSNFAGWQIADADWTAKSRGLTRFISAQNNYSLLNRDVEIEVLPACERFGLGMLPFFPLANGLLTGKYKRGEAPPAGSRLAGGGRYAQRLAAADWDTIEAIEEYAAERGVSMLDVAIGGLAAQPSVTSVIAGATTPGQVRANAAAGSWQPTEADLAALREVLDSQ
- a CDS encoding ThuA domain-containing protein, coding for MSLGLAVTTLVGGPAQAAPTTTKTAPLAQTAPAPAPAPQAAADDFSVLVFSKTAGFRHDSIPTGIAAIQQLGATHGFTVETTEDSASFTDANLARYRAVIWLSTTGDVLNAEQQEAFERYIQTGGGYVGVHAASDTEYNWPWYGELVGAYFANHPANQTATVKVEDPAHESTAHLPERWSRYDEWYNFRTNPRGKVHVLATLDERSYSPGTGAMGHDHPIAWCRDYDGGRTWYTGGGHTRESYAEPEFLQHLLGGIRTAAGVSGADCRASLTSSFEKVTLDSNTSNPMELDIAADGRVFYIERDGRVQIIKPDTGQTVTAIDLDVFTGNEDGLIGIRLDPNFATNNWVYLYYAPNDGVARNLLSRFTVTGDTIDPASEKQVLRVDTQRNTCCHAGGTMVFDSAGNLYLATGDNTNPFSSDAYTPIDERPGRADYDAQRTSGNTNDLRGKVIRIHPEDDGTYTIPEGNLFAPGTEKTRPEIYAMGFRNPFRIGIDLETDVLYVADYGPDAASANPNRGPEGLVEWNIVDRPGNFGWPYCHGANRAYNDYQFPSGPSGAKFDCANLVNDSPNNTGLTNLPPAVSATVDYGYAANPLFPEIGGGGAPMGGPVYRYDADLTSDRKWPAYYDGKALLGEWNQSRMYTMQVTSDGKSLVDINRLLDGMSFIRPMDFEFGPDGALYMIEWGSGFGGNNDNSGVYRIDYIAGDRAPIAVANADPTSGPAPLTVSFSSAGSRDPDGGALTYAWNFGDGNSSEEANPTHTYASAGNYTAQLTVTNPKGRTAVANVPVTVGNTVPTVTIEFPPDGGFFDWGDQVKYTIKVTDPEDGEIDCDEVELQVLLGHDEHAHPLEQHTGCEGVVQTQLAAGHGAEANVFTVLEATYTDQGGSGGASPLTGRALQILQPKRKQAEYYSNTGRLADGTGGGDPGVVREAAGDTAGGGENIGFIEDGDWWSVEPASLTGIESIRFRVASAASGGRIEVRAGAPDGPLVTSVVVPGTGDWQSYTDVTAEVPAEADSDGKLFFVARDPAGGTNSLFNVNWIDFLGKGVTDNAPPVVTANATPTTGTAPLAVSFSGTATDPEGDTPLTYEWDFGDGGTADTLNAEHTYAAPGTFTAVLTVTDSRGARSYATVPIRIESPNTSCLGARSDDFSGDTLNRDRWTSVVRENQLLSVSDGALRIPTEAGDLYGSRNDATNLVLQPAPSGAWQTTTKVTVPVTATYQQAGLIVYGDDDNYAKVDLLYNGSRRVEFLRETAGTPRNESADNVAAPEGDTVWLRISSDGSTLTAEMSADGQTFSPVGRAADLAGIENPRIGLFALNGGTDAPVVDAEFDWFQVTPDEPAGPVERSDEFDGISLDKCRWNAILREDPSAYRVSGGKLHVDVPNGDIYGTNNTDPTNFILQNAPSGDWTMETRIDGSLLDEQYQQAGLIVYGDDDNYVKFDFVADNPAGQPVTRRIELRSEIGGSIQDPQPGAEGLTSSEWYLRVSRTGDVFTGSYSTDGTTWTELTGLTNAAVGATPKIGVFTLSGNQTASKVATFDYFRFSAEDAPSDTTAPVTTAEVSGTPIEGWHTGPVTVTLSATDEEGGSGVARTEYQLGEADIWTTYTDPVQVTGDGEHELRFRSVDEAGNVEETKTVTVRIDTTAPVSTATFAPANDEGWHDGTIPVVLTSTDAGSGVELLEWSLDGGAWTPYSEPVEISGDGTHELLYRATDKVGNVETLKSAVVRIDGTKPTLLVSGIADGQLYGDSQDVRVSWQAVDPTSGIATVVGTLDGRPYYSGTLQAMYELPLGLHELTVTATDKAGNSTTASVRFFVTTSFRDMQFLLDRFKATGRLSNKAHEQLSKQLEKVRKEEAKGNDEKAIKELKKFRDLAADAKLIAEAEIREVLIRDADAMIVRLGGTASTAGVKANEGKSVKGAGRLGDDPTRLAPGRRL